The Pseudomonas iranensis genome includes a window with the following:
- a CDS encoding mechanosensitive ion channel family protein, translating into MFARLFALPGLLLVCLMTLLPLAPAQAVGLPGLLNTSKPQPEAVEPLGQSLDEVIKSLENDKQRAQLLSDLKKLRDATKKAQTTPEEGVLGLIGGTLANFEKQFSGADSPITRWSNEFDLAKDELTSKLLPANEWLPIIFGFAVILMVWSLLAAALIWLGHRVRLRFGLTEELPQHPKALDMLRFALRKLGPWLIALVITVYMSYVLPSSLGKSLAMVLAYALVVGTCFSAICVIAFSLLDGPHRHRALYILRHQAFRPLWLIGSFAAFGEALSDPRLVESLGVHLAHTAATTANVLAALSTGLFILRFRRPIAHLIRNQPLSRRLTRRALSDTIEILGTFWYVPALVLVGISLFATFVSAGDTSTALRQSLICTVLLVLCMVINGLVRRHSLKPQRGPKRHALYSERLKNFFYTLTHLLVWLIFIELGLRVWGHSLIAFAEGDGHDISVKLFSLIGTLIFSWLIWILADTAVHHALTRSRKGLANARAQTMMPLIRNVLFVAIFIIALIVALANMGMNVTPLLAGAGVIGLAIGFGAQSLVADLITGLFIIIEDSLAIDDYVDVGGHLGTVEGLTIRTVRLRDIDGIVHTIPFSEIKSIKNYSREFGYAIFRVAVPYNMEIDDAIKLMRDVGQKMRSDPLQRRNIWSPLEIQGVESFESGSAILRARFKTAPIKQWEVSRAFNLSLKRQLDEAGLDLATPRMSVQVITPGVEVKKSD; encoded by the coding sequence GTGTTTGCTCGTCTTTTTGCTTTGCCCGGTCTGCTGCTTGTCTGCCTGATGACGCTGCTGCCGCTGGCGCCCGCCCAGGCAGTCGGTCTGCCCGGCCTGCTCAACACTTCAAAACCGCAGCCTGAAGCCGTAGAACCCCTCGGCCAGTCGCTGGACGAAGTGATCAAGTCGCTGGAAAACGACAAGCAACGCGCGCAGCTGCTCAGTGATCTGAAGAAGCTGCGCGACGCCACGAAGAAAGCGCAGACCACCCCCGAAGAAGGCGTGCTGGGCCTGATCGGCGGCACCCTCGCCAACTTCGAAAAACAGTTTTCCGGCGCCGACAGCCCGATCACCCGCTGGTCCAACGAATTCGATCTGGCCAAGGACGAACTGACCAGCAAGCTGCTGCCGGCCAATGAATGGCTGCCGATCATCTTCGGTTTCGCGGTGATCCTGATGGTCTGGAGCCTGCTCGCCGCCGCGCTGATCTGGCTTGGCCACCGCGTGCGTCTGCGCTTCGGCCTCACCGAAGAACTGCCGCAACACCCCAAGGCCCTCGACATGCTGCGCTTTGCCCTGCGCAAGCTCGGGCCGTGGCTGATCGCATTGGTGATAACGGTGTACATGAGCTACGTGCTGCCGTCGTCACTGGGCAAAAGCCTGGCGATGGTGCTGGCCTATGCCTTGGTGGTCGGCACCTGTTTTTCGGCGATCTGCGTGATCGCCTTCTCCCTGCTCGATGGCCCGCACCGCCATCGCGCGCTGTACATTCTGCGTCATCAGGCGTTTCGGCCGCTGTGGCTGATCGGGAGCTTCGCCGCGTTTGGTGAAGCGCTGAGTGATCCGCGTCTGGTCGAGAGCCTGGGCGTGCATCTGGCGCACACCGCCGCGACCACTGCCAATGTGCTGGCGGCGCTGTCGACCGGCCTGTTCATTCTGCGATTCCGCCGACCGATCGCGCACCTGATCCGCAACCAACCGCTGTCGCGGCGCCTGACACGCCGCGCCCTCAGCGACACCATCGAAATCCTCGGCACCTTCTGGTACGTGCCGGCACTGGTCCTGGTCGGCATCTCGCTGTTCGCCACGTTTGTCTCCGCCGGCGACACCAGCACCGCCCTGCGGCAGTCGCTGATCTGCACAGTGCTGCTGGTGTTGTGCATGGTCATCAACGGCCTGGTGCGCCGCCATTCACTGAAACCGCAACGCGGGCCGAAACGCCATGCGCTGTATTCGGAGCGCCTGAAAAACTTCTTCTATACCCTGACGCATTTGCTGGTGTGGCTGATCTTCATCGAATTGGGCCTGCGCGTCTGGGGCCATTCGCTGATCGCGTTCGCCGAAGGCGATGGCCATGACATCAGCGTCAAACTATTCAGCCTGATCGGCACGCTGATTTTCTCCTGGCTGATCTGGATCCTCGCCGACACCGCCGTGCACCACGCCCTCACCCGCTCGCGCAAAGGCCTGGCCAACGCCCGGGCGCAGACGATGATGCCGCTGATCCGCAACGTGCTGTTCGTGGCGATATTTATCATCGCGCTGATCGTCGCGTTGGCGAATATGGGCATGAACGTCACACCGCTGCTGGCCGGTGCCGGTGTGATCGGTCTGGCCATCGGTTTCGGCGCGCAGTCGCTGGTCGCCGACCTGATCACCGGCCTGTTCATCATCATCGAAGACTCCCTGGCCATCGACGACTACGTCGACGTCGGTGGTCACCTCGGCACCGTCGAAGGCCTGACCATCCGCACCGTGCGCCTGCGCGACATCGACGGCATCGTCCACACGATCCCGTTCAGCGAAATCAAGAGCATCAAGAACTACTCGCGGGAATTCGGCTACGCGATCTTCCGCGTCGCCGTGCCGTACAACATGGAAATCGACGACGCGATCAAACTGATGCGCGACGTCGGCCAGAAGATGCGCAGCGATCCGCTTCAACGCCGCAACATCTGGTCGCCGCTGGAGATTCAGGGTGTAGAAAGTTTCGAGTCCGGCAGCGCGATCCTCCGCGCACGGTTCAAAACTGCGCCGATCAAACAGTGGGAGGTTTCCCGGGCGTTCAATTTGTCGCTGAAGCGGCAACTGGATGAGGCGGGGCTGGATCTGGCGACGCCGCGGATGAGTGTGCAGGTGATTACGCCTGGGGTGGAGGTCAAGAAAAGCGATTGA
- a CDS encoding S-type pyocin domain-containing protein — protein MQRNGITLPPIVVRPDKQDEYLHYLGAGDGSGPGINFAPLGEILDMESIYKDTSRNIAQVIEHELAEVRAAGDQSVLPPLDALAREMRFRESLTTRKFNAFFVARDVAIQRFSHAQIETFFNGGRLPQVNRRGSSVSVRQAYSALFNAKLLVEGINLLNSQSATVKGMIAVVQAQEAERIAQEQARLAAEHARQIAQEQARVAQEQARRLAEELARQAAANELRRIEEEQARLAAEALERKRAEEQAALEAEAEARRVADEKRRQDTPGGHSSLLRFQGNTSHAQLVFATSAGAVAIADSLMAGLAGSIRSAVAGLSGLAAGTASGLMVGVSAFVYSPVLGNGELPERFLLSLPLADLLPGQLPDLDRLASERARLNLPVRLSARPLTGSLAELLVVPVAGTKRPSGVRVVAAGFNAGNNTYSATLTDIPPTTAVWTPAVTPADSSTLFPIENPAPPRYIGGNLVPIEGRIDTYPGRGNIRFDDFILVFPSESGVPPQYVMFRDPRNDPGVASGYGEPVAGGWLEAAMQGEGAAIPSRIADQLRGKQFNSFRAFRETFWKAVSADVELAMWFDPNSLSAMSKRRSAFVRAGDRVGKRVKLELHHVSSLSDGGQLYDIDNLRLLTPKQHLAVHKGVE, from the coding sequence ATGCAGCGTAATGGAATAACGCTTCCGCCGATTGTTGTGCGTCCGGATAAACAAGATGAATATTTACATTATTTAGGTGCAGGGGACGGCTCGGGACCAGGCATTAACTTTGCGCCGTTGGGTGAAATACTCGATATGGAAAGTATCTACAAAGATACTTCCAGAAATATTGCTCAAGTCATCGAACATGAACTGGCAGAAGTGCGCGCAGCAGGCGACCAAAGTGTATTGCCGCCTTTGGATGCGCTGGCGCGGGAGATGCGATTCAGGGAGTCGCTGACGACACGAAAATTCAATGCGTTTTTCGTGGCGAGAGACGTTGCCATTCAACGTTTCAGTCATGCCCAAATTGAAACGTTTTTTAACGGTGGCCGGTTACCGCAGGTAAATCGGCGAGGCAGTAGTGTCAGCGTTCGGCAGGCCTATAGCGCCTTGTTCAATGCCAAGTTGTTGGTCGAAGGCATCAACTTGTTGAACAGCCAGTCGGCCACGGTCAAGGGCATGATTGCCGTGGTGCAAGCGCAGGAAGCCGAGCGGATCGCTCAGGAGCAGGCGCGGTTGGCGGCGGAACACGCCAGGCAGATTGCACAGGAACAGGCCCGCGTTGCTCAAGAGCAGGCGCGACGGCTGGCGGAAGAACTGGCGCGGCAGGCCGCCGCCAATGAACTCAGGCGGATCGAAGAAGAACAGGCCCGTTTGGCGGCTGAGGCACTGGAGCGCAAGCGTGCCGAGGAACAGGCGGCGCTTGAGGCTGAAGCCGAAGCACGCAGGGTGGCTGACGAAAAGCGCCGGCAGGACACCCCCGGTGGGCACAGTAGCCTTTTGCGCTTTCAGGGCAATACCAGCCACGCCCAACTGGTATTTGCGACGTCCGCTGGTGCGGTCGCAATTGCCGACAGCCTGATGGCGGGTCTTGCCGGTTCGATTCGCTCGGCGGTGGCAGGTTTATCGGGGCTGGCTGCTGGCACGGCGTCGGGTCTGATGGTGGGGGTAAGTGCGTTTGTCTACTCCCCGGTGTTGGGCAATGGGGAATTGCCTGAACGCTTTCTGCTCAGCCTCCCACTGGCAGATCTGCTGCCCGGTCAACTGCCTGATCTGGACAGGCTGGCAAGCGAAAGGGCACGACTGAATCTGCCGGTGCGTTTGAGCGCCCGGCCGCTGACGGGCTCTCTCGCCGAACTGCTTGTCGTTCCGGTAGCGGGGACAAAACGGCCTTCCGGCGTTCGCGTGGTTGCAGCTGGTTTCAACGCAGGGAACAACACTTACAGCGCGACCCTCACTGACATCCCGCCGACAACCGCGGTCTGGACTCCCGCAGTAACGCCGGCAGACAGTTCAACGCTGTTCCCCATCGAGAATCCGGCCCCACCGCGATATATCGGCGGCAACCTCGTGCCGATTGAAGGGCGGATCGACACTTATCCGGGTCGGGGCAACATCCGTTTCGACGACTTCATTCTGGTGTTCCCGTCGGAGTCGGGTGTGCCACCGCAGTACGTCATGTTCCGGGATCCGCGCAATGATCCGGGGGTGGCCAGCGGTTATGGGGAACCGGTTGCGGGTGGGTGGCTGGAGGCGGCTATGCAAGGTGAGGGGGCGGCAATTCCATCGAGAATTGCAGATCAGTTGCGAGGCAAGCAGTTCAACAGTTTCAGGGCTTTCAGGGAGACTTTCTGGAAGGCGGTGAGCGCTGACGTTGAGCTGGCGATGTGGTTTGATCCAAATAGTCTCAGTGCAATGAGCAAACGGCGGTCAGCGTTTGTGAGAGCGGGTGATCGAGTCGGTAAACGAGTGAAACTTGAGCTGCACCACGTCTCATCGTTATCGGACGGTGGGCAGTTGTACGATATTGATAACCTGCGTTTGCTAACTCCGAAGCAGCATTTGGCAGTTCATAAGGGAGTCGAGTAA
- a CDS encoding bacteriocin immunity protein: MKKLMISDMSEEQFLHFVQKICQSDYATEKGHTSAVMEFERLSEHPARSDLIYYPEPGKGGPENIVAEVKRWRAAHGKPGFKDQ; this comes from the coding sequence ATGAAAAAGTTAATGATCAGTGATATGTCCGAAGAGCAGTTTTTGCATTTTGTACAAAAGATATGTCAATCGGATTACGCGACTGAAAAGGGGCATACCTCAGCTGTTATGGAGTTTGAACGACTGAGCGAGCATCCAGCCCGTTCCGATTTAATCTATTACCCGGAACCGGGCAAAGGTGGTCCGGAAAACATTGTGGCGGAAGTAAAAAGATGGCGGGCCGCCCACGGCAAACCTGGTTTCAAAGACCAGTAA
- a CDS encoding amidohydrolase encodes MQLTRIAQTLLLTVVASHASAATMDSARTRIAEQAQKLEPELLETRRDLHAHPELGNTEKRTAELVAKQLQAMGLEVKTGVARTGVVAVLKGALPGPTVALRADMDALPVKEVSDLPFASKAKGTYLDKEVDVMHACGHDAHTAILLSAAKILTGMRDTLPGTVVFYFQPAEEGPSDFIPDGKNTWGAKMMVEEGVMKSPKPDAVFGLHVWAGVPAGQIAYRPGPTLASSDDLRIKIHGKQTHAGRPWDGIDPITVGAQTIVGLQTVVSRRTDISSYPSVVSIGTINGGTRYNIIPESLDMTGTIRSYDYGIRQKLHSDVRQTVEKIAESGGAKADVTIIKKYDPTINNPALTEKMLPTLKWAAKDDVVQGPLVGGAEDFSFFAKEAPGLFVFLGVTPRDQDMSKAAPNHNPGFFVDESALVVGVRTLASLATDYLHANAEVGK; translated from the coding sequence ATGCAACTGACGCGCATTGCCCAGACCCTTTTGCTCACCGTGGTCGCCAGCCACGCCAGCGCCGCGACGATGGACAGCGCCCGCACGCGCATCGCCGAGCAGGCGCAGAAGCTCGAACCGGAGCTGCTGGAAACCCGCCGCGACCTTCACGCTCATCCAGAACTTGGCAACACTGAAAAACGCACCGCTGAACTGGTCGCCAAACAGCTGCAAGCCATGGGCCTGGAAGTGAAAACCGGCGTCGCCCGCACCGGCGTAGTAGCCGTGCTGAAAGGCGCCCTGCCCGGCCCGACCGTGGCCCTGCGCGCCGACATGGACGCGCTGCCGGTCAAGGAAGTCTCCGACTTGCCGTTCGCTTCGAAAGCCAAAGGCACGTATCTCGACAAGGAAGTCGACGTCATGCACGCCTGCGGCCACGACGCCCACACCGCGATCCTGCTCAGCGCAGCTAAAATTCTGACAGGGATGCGCGACACCTTGCCCGGCACCGTAGTGTTCTACTTCCAGCCCGCCGAGGAAGGTCCGAGCGATTTCATTCCCGACGGCAAAAATACCTGGGGCGCGAAGATGATGGTCGAGGAAGGCGTGATGAAATCGCCGAAACCCGACGCGGTGTTCGGCCTGCACGTCTGGGCCGGCGTCCCCGCCGGCCAGATCGCCTACCGCCCCGGCCCGACCCTGGCCAGCTCCGACGACCTGCGCATCAAGATCCACGGCAAACAAACCCACGCCGGCCGCCCCTGGGACGGCATCGACCCGATCACCGTCGGCGCGCAAACCATCGTCGGCCTGCAAACCGTGGTCAGCCGCCGCACCGACATTTCCTCGTACCCGTCGGTGGTCAGCATCGGCACCATCAATGGCGGCACCCGCTACAACATCATCCCCGAATCGCTCGACATGACCGGCACCATCCGCTCCTACGACTACGGCATCCGCCAGAAACTGCACAGCGACGTGCGCCAGACAGTCGAGAAAATCGCCGAAAGCGGCGGCGCCAAAGCCGACGTCACCATCATCAAGAAATACGACCCGACCATTAACAACCCGGCACTGACCGAGAAAATGCTGCCGACGTTGAAGTGGGCCGCCAAGGATGACGTGGTGCAGGGACCGCTGGTGGGCGGCGCGGAAGATTTCTCGTTCTTCGCCAAAGAAGCGCCGGGGTTGTTTGTGTTTCTCGGCGTGACCCCGCGGGATCAGGACATGAGCAAAGCTGCGCCGAATCATAATCCGGGGTTCTTTGTCGATGAGTCGGCGTTAGTGGTCGGGGTGAGGACATTGGCTTCGTTGGCGACGGATTATCTGCATGCGAACGCCGAGGTGGGCAAATAA